A stretch of the Triplophysa dalaica isolate WHDGS20190420 chromosome 19, ASM1584641v1, whole genome shotgun sequence genome encodes the following:
- the snx12 gene encoding sorting nexin-12 isoform X2, with protein sequence MSEPTVADTRRLNSKPQDLTDAYGPPSNFLEIDVYDPQTIGVGRNRFTTYEVRMRTNLPIFKLKDSCVRRRYSDFEWLKNELERDSKIVVPPLPGKALKRQLPFRGDEGIFEDSFIEERRSGLEQFINRIAGHPLAQNERCLHMFLQDESIDRNYIPGKVS encoded by the exons ATGTCCGAACCCACTGTCGCCGACACTCGCCGGTTAAACTCCAAACCGCAGGACCTTACGGACGCTTACGGGCCTCCTAGCAACTTTCTGGAAATCGACGTGTACGACCCGCAGACTATAGGAGTTGGACGCAATCGGTTCACCACTTACGAAGTTCGGATGAGG ACGAATCTTCCCATTTTCAAGCTGAAGGATTCATGTGTACGGCGAAGATACAGCGATTTCGAATGGCTGAAAAATGAGCTGGAAAGGGACAGCAAG attGTTGTGCCTCCATTGCCTGGAAAGGCTTTAAAGAGACAGCTCCCCTTTCGTGGTGATGAAGGCATTTTTGAAGATTCCTTCATAGAGGAGAGACGATCTGGACTTGAACAGTTTATCAACAG AATTGCAGGCCATCCTTTGGCCCAGAACGAACGCTGTCTTCACATGTTCCTGCAGGATGAAAGTATTGACCGGAACTACATTCCTGGAAAA GTTTCGTAA
- the snx12 gene encoding sorting nexin-12 isoform X1, producing MSEPTVADTRRLNSKPQDLTDAYGPPSNFLEIDVYDPQTIGVGRNRFTTYEVRMRTNLPIFKLKDSCVRRRYSDFEWLKNELERDSKIVVPPLPGKALKRQLPFRGDEGIFEDSFIEERRSGLEQFINRIAGHPLAQNERCLHMFLQDESIDRNYIPGKVRQ from the exons ATGTCCGAACCCACTGTCGCCGACACTCGCCGGTTAAACTCCAAACCGCAGGACCTTACGGACGCTTACGGGCCTCCTAGCAACTTTCTGGAAATCGACGTGTACGACCCGCAGACTATAGGAGTTGGACGCAATCGGTTCACCACTTACGAAGTTCGGATGAGG ACGAATCTTCCCATTTTCAAGCTGAAGGATTCATGTGTACGGCGAAGATACAGCGATTTCGAATGGCTGAAAAATGAGCTGGAAAGGGACAGCAAG attGTTGTGCCTCCATTGCCTGGAAAGGCTTTAAAGAGACAGCTCCCCTTTCGTGGTGATGAAGGCATTTTTGAAGATTCCTTCATAGAGGAGAGACGATCTGGACTTGAACAGTTTATCAACAG AATTGCAGGCCATCCTTTGGCCCAGAACGAACGCTGTCTTCACATGTTCCTGCAGGATGAAAGTATTGACCGGAACTACATTCCTGGAAAAGTACGGCAGTAG
- the snx12 gene encoding sorting nexin-12 isoform X3, translated as MSEPTVADTRRLNSKPQDLTDAYGPPSNFLEIDVYDPQTIGVGRNRFTTYEVRMRTNLPIFKLKDSCVRRRYSDFEWLKNELERDSKIVVPPLPGKALKRQLPFRGDEGIFEDSFIEERRSGLEQFINRIAGHPLAQNERCLHMFLQDESIDRNYIPGKV; from the exons ATGTCCGAACCCACTGTCGCCGACACTCGCCGGTTAAACTCCAAACCGCAGGACCTTACGGACGCTTACGGGCCTCCTAGCAACTTTCTGGAAATCGACGTGTACGACCCGCAGACTATAGGAGTTGGACGCAATCGGTTCACCACTTACGAAGTTCGGATGAGG ACGAATCTTCCCATTTTCAAGCTGAAGGATTCATGTGTACGGCGAAGATACAGCGATTTCGAATGGCTGAAAAATGAGCTGGAAAGGGACAGCAAG attGTTGTGCCTCCATTGCCTGGAAAGGCTTTAAAGAGACAGCTCCCCTTTCGTGGTGATGAAGGCATTTTTGAAGATTCCTTCATAGAGGAGAGACGATCTGGACTTGAACAGTTTATCAACAG AATTGCAGGCCATCCTTTGGCCCAGAACGAACGCTGTCTTCACATGTTCCTGCAGGATGAAAGTATTGACCGGAACTACATTCCTGGAAAA GTGTGA